The DNA window TCCGGATTGCGTCCCACCTGCTCCGCAAACTGCTGCTTCGCTTCCTTGCTGATGACGCGATGAAAGTCGCGCACCATCGTTGGATACGGATGCGATCCGAGCGCCGAACCCAGGATGTAAAACGTGTCGCGAACATTGGTAACCCAGTCACGCATCGCTTCGTTGATGGCATCCTTCAGCGTGGCCGAACCGGCAGAAACACCGCGTACTTCAGCGCCCAGAAGATGCATACGCAGCACATTCAACTCCTGCCGACGCATGTCTTCTTCGCCCATATAGATAACGCAATCAAGGCCCAGCAGAGCACATACGGTCGCCGTGGCCACACCGTGCTGTCCCGCGCCCGTCTCCGCGATGATGCGCTTCTTGCCCATGCGCTTCGCCAGCAGGCCCTGGCCCAGAGCGTTGTTGATCTTGTGCGCGCCGGTATGCAGCAGGTCTTCGCGCTTCAGGTAAATCTGCGCGCCGCCCAGCTCCTGGCTCAAACGCTTCGCGTAATACAGCGGCGTGGGACGTCCGACGTAGTGCTTCAGCAGATCCGCCAGTTCCGCCTGAAATGCTGCATCGTCACGAGCCTGCACATAGGCCTGTTCCAGTTCCAGGAGCGCCGCCATCAGCGTCTCCGGCACATAGCGGCCGCCGTACGCGCCAA is part of the Terriglobus sp. RCC_193 genome and encodes:
- the trpB gene encoding tryptophan synthase subunit beta, whose amino-acid sequence is MPVVESTTEISRSLGTGRFGAYGGRYVPETLMAALLELEQAYVQARDDAAFQAELADLLKHYVGRPTPLYYAKRLSQELGGAQIYLKREDLLHTGAHKINNALGQGLLAKRMGKKRIIAETGAGQHGVATATVCALLGLDCVIYMGEEDMRRQELNVLRMHLLGAEVRGVSAGSATLKDAINEAMRDWVTNVRDTFYILGSALGSHPYPTMVRDFHRVISKEAKQQFAEQVGRNPDVVIACVGGGSNAIGAFYEFIPDANVRLIGVEAGGRGTALGEHAARFSGGLPGVLQGTYSYVLQDDAGQVASTHSVSAGLDYASVGPEHAMLHDQKRAEYVSATDNEALNAVKVLAQTEGILPALESAHAVAHAIKVAPTLGKDKIIMINVSGRGDKDMGILANEMDLRGAEGKGL